TGGGCCGTTTTACGGTCAAGCCTTGCGATTGTTGCACGAATGGTATCGGAGTAAGGCATTCAACTCCCTTGTTAATAACACCGGGTTTTTGTTATCATTATATGATAGCTGTGATAAAAAAAATATGTTGTCTAGTATCGCCATTGAGCGGTTCGTAATGTTTATTCCGTTTGCGTTGAGACGGCCATGAAACGGCTGCTGGCCGAGGGCATCAAAGGTTCCTTCGCGTAAGTGGGTCGCTGTCGGTGAGGACTATTGGCGACTTCCGACCTGTGCCTCCTGCGTCATTTGTCATCGCGCAGCTGTTCGACGATGGCGCGTGTGGATTGGATGATATCGCGGATGGTGGCGGTTTGGGTCTTTTCGCCTTGGTGCTCTTTGCCGTTGAGCAGTCGCATGCCGCTGGTGACCAACCCCTCGGTGAGGGCGATGCCAACCTGTGGCCTGGTGGATCGCAGCTGCTTCCACGCGGCGGTCATGGGCGCGTTGACGCGTTGGTGGAGGCTGGGCTGGTTGGGCTCAAGGGAGGGCGTGCCGGAAGTCTGGATTGAATGGCCGCAGAAGATGTCGGTCGCTGAAGTCGCTTTTTCGTCTGCTTTGTTTTCCGTGTTGTTGCCCGAGGTGTCGGGATTGTCGTCGCTGTCGGCGCTCTTGGATTTCGTGCTCGGCCCCGGCTTTGTTTCCGGGTTTTCGTTGTTTTCGGCCTTGCGCCCGTCGTCGTCACGTCCCTGCCAAAGATCTTTGTCGTCGCGATAGGTCTCGGCGTCGCTCAACGGTATCTGCGTCATCCAATCGTGCCCCTGCAGTATCGACTGCTCGAGATTGATCTTCACCCACTGCACGATGATTTCCGCGGGATCGGTGACGCCGCCCAGGCCCTTTTCCAGCGCCGCGACCCACTGCGGCATATGCCTTGCCATGAGCTGACGGCGCAGGTCTTTCATGTCTTTGACGTATCGATAGATCGAGTTGCGGGCGATGCCGGCCCCGCGGCTGACGTTGGCTGGTGTGAGGGCTTCGCCGCCCTGCTCGCGCATGATTGTTTCCGCCGAATCGAGCAGCGCGTTCATGGTGTGACGGCGATGTTCCTCAAGATTGGCCTCATTGATGCGTGGCATATCGTCCTCTCGTTTTCTGTAGCGTTGCTGCTGGCGGCATCGTTATATCCCATATTATCGAGGCACCTTGTCCGCGCTGCGTTACCCCTTGGTTTCTGGGCTTCCGGCTAAAACGAGGCTGCGAATTTGCGTGACGTATGGTTAAGGCGTATAGTCGCTCAAGGTTTGCGACATAGAGTCGCAAAAACGCGCATTCGTTGACGGTTTGTCTTATAAAGATTCGATGCATATCGCCGTCATTAGGAAAGACTGCTTATGACTCAACGACAAGAAAGCCGAACTGCTCAGGTCGACAAAGAGAAGGCCGCAGCCGTCAAGCCGCCGTGGAACGCCCTGTGGGTGCTGGCGCTCGCGCTGGCGATGATCGTGCTCGACGGCTCCATCGTCAACGTTTCCATCCCGGTGATGATCCGCGAAATCGGCCTGAACCTGACCGACGCGCAGTGGGTCACCTCGCTGTACAACGTCATCTTGGCTGCCCTGCTGCTACCGTTCGGCAAGCTCGGCGACCTCAAAGGCCGCAAGCTGACCCTGCAGGTCGGCGTGGTCATCTTCGTCGCCGGTTCGGTTCTGGCCGCCTCGTCCAACGGGGCAACGCTCCTGCTGAGCGCCCGTGCGGTGCAGGCCGTTGGTGGGGCATTGGTGATGCCCTCGACGCTTTCCATCGTTTCGGCCTCGTTCCGTGGCAAGAACCGCGCCATTGCTTTCGGTGTGTGGGGTTCGGTGATGAGTGCGGCTGCGGCCATCGGTCCGTTCCTCGGTGGTCTCTTTACCCAGACCATCGGTTGGCGCTGGATTTTCCTGGTCAATGTGCCGCTGGGCGTCATCGTCTTCATTTCCGCCATCTTCTTCGTGCCACAGACCGGCGGTAAGGCCGGGGCCTCCGCGATGGGCGCCGCCGCGCAGAAACTGGCTGCGTCCGATTCCTCCAAGTCTGCCGCCAAACCCGACGGCTTCGACCCGCTGGGCGTCGTGCTTTCCGCGCTAGGTTCCGCGTTCCTGCTTTTCGG
The window above is part of the Bifidobacterium sp. ESL0704 genome. Proteins encoded here:
- a CDS encoding TetR/AcrR family transcriptional regulator, with translation MPRINEANLEEHRRHTMNALLDSAETIMREQGGEALTPANVSRGAGIARNSIYRYVKDMKDLRRQLMARHMPQWVAALEKGLGGVTDPAEIIVQWVKINLEQSILQGHDWMTQIPLSDAETYRDDKDLWQGRDDDGRKAENNENPETKPGPSTKSKSADSDDNPDTSGNNTENKADEKATSATDIFCGHSIQTSGTPSLEPNQPSLHQRVNAPMTAAWKQLRSTRPQVGIALTEGLVTSGMRLLNGKEHQGEKTQTATIRDIIQSTRAIVEQLRDDK